A section of the Fusarium falciforme chromosome 8, complete sequence genome encodes:
- a CDS encoding Glycoside hydrolase family 13 translates to MTVPKRIKQWWKHATIYQIYPASFCDSNGDGVGDLQGIISKLDYIASLGVDVIWICPMYDSPQVDMGYDISNYEDIYAPYGTLQDMEQLIRETHAKGMKIMLDLVINHTSDQHAWFKESRSSKDNPKRDWYIWRPAKYENGQRVPPNNWRSNFGGGSAWEWDELTGEYYLHLFAKEQPDLNWESPVTRQAIYASSMEFWLERGVDGFRVDTVNMYSKLQDFPDAPITDPKAKYQPAGLLYCNGPRMHEFLREMNDILTRYGAITVGELPNTPDLERVLRYVSADEKQLNMVFQFDVVDVGFGKTHKYETTPKNYTLPDLKDAVGRTQSLIRGTDAWTTVFMENHDQARSVSRFTDDRPEYRVAGAKLLAVLQASLSGTQYIYQGQEIGAVNAPKTSYPAENYLDLDSYLFLDMVKERDGDFDKAFSALQHLARDHARIPMCWSKGTFGGFSDGAERAGKAVQEPWMKAHPLAGEINVASQLDDPDSVLAFWKKALRFRQEFADLLVYGDYKVLRPEDPDVFTFLKESPLDGSKAVVALNFSTKETPWKAPDRELGLPEGKDVTLVPIMSTHTGKRGQELAPFEGRVYLVT, encoded by the coding sequence ATGACGGTCCCCAAGCGTATCAAGCAGTGGTGGAAGCACGCCACCATCTACCAAATCTATCCCGCCTCTTTTTGCGACTCCAACGGCGATGGAGTTGGCGATCTTCAgggcatcatctccaagctgGACTACATTGCCAGTCTTGGAGTTGATGTGATCTGGATCTGTCCCATGTACGATAGTCCTCAAGTCGACATGGGATATGACATTTCCAACTATGAAGATATCTACGCCCCTTATGGTACACTTCAGGACATGGAACAGCTGATCCGCGAGACTCATGCCAAAGGTATGAAGATCATGCTGGACCTGGTCATCAACCATACTTCCGATCAGCACGCTTGGTTTAAAGAGTCCCGCTCAAGCAAGGACAACCCCAAGCGTGACTGGTACATTTGGCGACCAGCCAAGTATGAGAACGGTCAGAGAGTCCCTCCCAATAACTGGCGCTCCAACTTTGGAGGCGGCAGTGCTTGGGAATGGGATGAGTTGACTGGAGAGTATTATCTTCATCTCTTTGCCAAGGAGCAGCCTGACCTCAACTGGGAGAGTCCAGTTACCCGCCAAGCCATCTATGCTTCATCTATGGAGTTTTGGCTCGAGAGGGGGGTTGATGGATTCCGAGTCGACACTGTCAACATGTACTCGAAGCTTCAAGACTTTCCAGACGCCCCTATCACCGACCCCAAGGCCAAATATCAACCTGCCGGACTGTTGTACTGCAATGGTCCACGCATGCACGAGTTTCTCCGAGAGATGAACGATATTCTTACTCGATACGGAGCCATCACAGTCGGAGAGCTCCCAAACACGCCCGATCTGGAACGCGTGCTCCGATACGTCAGCGCCGATGAGAAGCAACTCAACATGGTGTTTCAGTTCGATGTCGTCGATGTTGGTTTCGGCAAAACTCACAAATACGAAACGACTCCGAAGAATTATACACTTCCCGACTTGAAGGATGCGGTTGGTCGGACTCAGAGTCTGATCCGTGGGACTGATGCTTGGACCACTGTGTTTATGGAGAATCACGACCAAGCTAGGTCTGTTTCTCGATTCACAGACGACCGCCCTGAGTATCGAGTCGCAGGGGCCAAGCTGCTTGCAGTGCTGCAGGCCTCCCTGAGTGGAACACAGTACATCTATCAGGGACAGGAGATTGGAGCTGTCAATGCACCAAAGACAAGCTACCCTGCCGAAAACTACCTCGATCTGGATAGCTACCTCTTCCTGGACATGGTCAAGGAACGAGATGGCGACTTTGACAAGGCATTCAGCGCCCTGCAACACCTTGCCAGAGACCATGCGCGAATTCCGATGTGCTGGTCCAAGGGAACGTTTGGAGGCTTCTCTGATGGTGCTGAACGGGCTGGAAAGGCCGTCCAAGAACCCTGGATGAAGGCACATCCCCTGGCAGGCGAGATCAACGTTGCCTCGCAGTTGGACGACCCGGACAGTGTTTTGGCATTCTGGAAGAAGGCTCTCAGATTCAGACAAGAGTTTGCTGATCTATTGGTGTATGGAGATTACAAGGTTCTTCGACCCGAGGACCCTGATGTCTTTACTTTCCTCAAAGAGTCTCCTCTGGATGGTTCAAAGGCGGTGGTTGCGCTCAACTTTAGCACAAAGGAGACGCCTTGGAAAGCCCCTGACCGCGAGCTGGGACTGCCAGAAGGAAAGGATGTTACACTGGtgcccatcatgtcgacgCACACAGGCAAGAGAGGCCAGGAATTGGCTCCTTTTGAGGGACGAGTTTATCTAGTTACGTAG